The following coding sequences lie in one Pseudomonas sp. B33.4 genomic window:
- a CDS encoding nitrate/nitrite transporter yields the protein MNSSFWKSGHTPTLFAAFLYFDLSFMVWYLLGPLAVQIAADLHLTTQQRGLVVATPILAGAVLRFIMGMLADRLSPKTAGLIGQVIVIFALFGAWKIGIHSYEQALILGLFLGMAGASFAVALPLASQWYPPQHQGKAMGIAGAGNSGTVFAALLAPVLAAAFGWSNVFGFALIPLILTLVLFAWLAKNAPQRPKAKAMADYFKALGDRDSWWFMFFYSVTFGGFIGLASALPGYFNDQYGLSPVTAGYYTAACVFGGSLMRPLGGALADRFGGIRTLLAMYTVAAVCIAAVGFNLPSSYAALALFVCTMLGLGAGNGAVFQLVPQRFRLEIGVMTGLIGMAGGIGGFALAAGMGAIKQSTGSYQLALWLFASLGVLAWFGLHGVKRRWRTTWGSAAVTAARV from the coding sequence ATGAATTCAAGCTTCTGGAAATCCGGCCACACCCCGACATTGTTCGCGGCCTTCCTCTATTTCGACCTGAGCTTCATGGTCTGGTATCTGCTCGGCCCGCTGGCGGTGCAGATCGCTGCTGACCTGCACCTGACCACGCAACAACGTGGCCTGGTCGTCGCCACGCCGATCCTTGCTGGCGCCGTGTTGCGCTTCATCATGGGCATGCTCGCCGATCGGCTGTCGCCGAAAACCGCCGGGCTGATCGGTCAGGTCATTGTGATTTTCGCGCTGTTCGGCGCCTGGAAAATCGGCATTCATAGCTACGAGCAGGCGTTGATACTCGGCCTGTTCCTCGGCATGGCCGGCGCATCGTTTGCGGTCGCCCTGCCCTTGGCCTCGCAATGGTATCCACCGCAGCATCAGGGCAAAGCCATGGGCATTGCCGGTGCGGGCAACTCCGGCACCGTATTCGCCGCGCTGCTCGCGCCGGTACTCGCCGCCGCGTTCGGCTGGAGCAATGTGTTCGGTTTCGCTTTGATTCCGCTGATCCTGACTTTGGTGCTGTTCGCCTGGCTGGCGAAAAACGCGCCACAACGGCCGAAAGCCAAAGCCATGGCCGACTACTTCAAGGCGCTGGGCGACCGTGACAGCTGGTGGTTCATGTTTTTCTACAGCGTGACCTTCGGCGGCTTCATCGGTCTGGCCAGCGCCCTGCCCGGCTACTTCAACGATCAATACGGTTTGAGCCCGGTGACTGCCGGTTACTACACCGCTGCCTGCGTGTTCGGCGGCAGCTTGATGCGGCCGCTGGGTGGTGCGCTGGCGGATCGCTTCGGTGGCATTCGCACGCTGCTGGCGATGTACACCGTCGCCGCCGTATGCATAGCCGCGGTCGGTTTCAACTTGCCGAGTTCCTACGCGGCGCTGGCACTTTTCGTCTGCACTATGCTCGGTTTAGGGGCAGGCAACGGCGCGGTTTTCCAACTGGTACCGCAGCGTTTTCGTCTGGAGATCGGCGTGATGACCGGACTGATCGGCATGGCCGGAGGCATCGGTGGTTTTGCCTTGGCCGCCGGCATGGGCGCGATCAAACAGAGCACCGGCAGCTATCAACTGGCCCTGTGGTTGTTCGCCAGTCTCGGCGTGTTGGCATGGTTTGGCCTGCACGGCGTCAAGCGTCGCTGGAGAACCACCTGGGGTTCGGCAGCGGTGACGGCGGCGCGGGTCTGA
- a CDS encoding bifunctional protein-serine/threonine kinase/phosphatase — MALQLSFAEASATGPRAENQDALRSVTPAPALAASKGYLFAIADGVSQCADGGLAARSTVQALALDYYATPETWSVAQALDRLLLAQNRWLQANGGGQPLLTTVSALVMRGRRFTLAHVGDCRVYRWHADSLQRISEDHVWDQPGMQHVLKRALGLDQHLVLDFLDGELRDGESFVLLSDGVWSTLGDTAIAAILRDQPDLSSTAQTLVNAAHLAGSQDNASALLVRVDAVGEANIGDALIHLQQWPLPPPLKPGQSFEGWQVLDVVAQSQQSLLYRAVDGQGQTWLLKTLPSRSNDDSHAGQALLSEEWFLKRVAGRHFPEVHACQQRQHLYYVMREYSGTTLAQLGHLPLAQWRDIAERLLRAVGLLHRRQILHRDIKPENLHMGDDGELRLLDFGLAYCPGLSEDAPSMLPGTPSYIAPEAFRGAPPSAQQDLYAVGVTLYFLLTGHFPYGEIEAFQRPRFGLPVNASRYRPDLPEWLAQSLERGVAADPQQRFETAEEWLLVLEQGERRSLSVRPRPLLEREPLKVWRTMALVALLGNLLLLILLFHS; from the coding sequence ATGGCCCTGCAACTGAGCTTTGCCGAAGCCAGCGCCACCGGTCCGCGCGCGGAGAATCAGGACGCCTTGCGTTCGGTGACACCGGCTCCGGCACTGGCGGCGAGCAAAGGTTATCTGTTCGCCATCGCCGACGGCGTCAGTCAGTGCGCCGATGGCGGACTCGCCGCCCGTTCGACGGTGCAGGCCCTGGCGCTCGACTACTACGCCACGCCAGAAACCTGGAGCGTGGCGCAGGCGCTGGACCGCCTGCTGCTCGCGCAAAATCGCTGGTTGCAGGCCAATGGCGGTGGTCAACCGTTGCTCACCACGGTCAGTGCTTTGGTCATGCGCGGTCGGCGTTTCACCCTCGCCCACGTCGGCGATTGTCGGGTGTATCGCTGGCACGCCGACAGTTTGCAGCGGATCAGTGAAGATCACGTTTGGGATCAGCCGGGCATGCAGCATGTGCTCAAGCGTGCGCTGGGACTGGATCAGCATCTGGTGCTGGATTTTCTCGACGGCGAACTGCGTGACGGCGAAAGCTTTGTGCTGCTCAGTGACGGTGTCTGGTCGACATTGGGCGATACCGCGATTGCGGCAATTCTGCGTGATCAGCCGGATCTGAGCAGTACTGCTCAGACACTTGTTAACGCGGCACATCTGGCGGGCAGTCAGGACAACGCCAGCGCTTTGCTGGTGCGCGTCGATGCGGTGGGTGAAGCGAATATCGGCGATGCATTGATTCATTTGCAGCAATGGCCCTTGCCACCGCCGCTGAAACCCGGCCAGTCGTTCGAAGGCTGGCAGGTGCTGGATGTTGTCGCTCAGAGCCAGCAATCACTGCTGTATCGGGCGGTCGACGGACAAGGTCAGACGTGGTTGCTGAAAACCTTGCCCTCGCGTTCCAACGACGATTCCCACGCCGGACAGGCGTTGCTGTCCGAGGAATGGTTCCTGAAACGCGTGGCCGGCCGCCACTTTCCTGAAGTCCATGCCTGCCAACAGCGTCAGCATTTGTACTACGTGATGCGCGAATATTCCGGGACGACGCTGGCGCAACTCGGGCATCTCCCCTTGGCTCAATGGCGAGACATCGCCGAGCGTCTGCTACGCGCGGTAGGGCTGCTGCATCGTCGGCAGATCTTGCACCGGGACATCAAACCGGAAAACCTGCACATGGGCGACGACGGCGAATTGCGTCTGCTGGATTTTGGCTTGGCGTATTGCCCGGGTTTGTCCGAAGACGCGCCGTCAATGTTGCCCGGGACCCCAAGTTACATCGCCCCGGAAGCGTTTCGAGGTGCTCCGCCGAGTGCGCAGCAGGATTTGTATGCGGTCGGCGTGACCCTGTATTTCCTGCTGACCGGGCATTTTCCCTATGGCGAGATTGAAGCGTTTCAACGGCCGCGCTTTGGCCTGCCAGTGAATGCCAGTCGCTATCGGCCGGATTTGCCGGAATGGTTGGCGCAGAGTCTGGAGCGTGGCGTGGCGGCTGATCCGCAACAACGGTTTGAGACGGCTGAGGAATGGCTGCTGGTGCTGGAACAGGGCGAGCGGCGGAGTTTGAGCGTGCGGCCTCGGCCGTTACTGGAGCGTGAGCCCTTGAAGGTCTGGCGGACGATGGCGTTGGTGGCTCTGTTGGGGAATCTGTTGCTGCTGATTTTGTTGTTTCACAGTTGA
- the nirD gene encoding nitrite reductase small subunit NirD, with protein MNWLDICALDEINALGSRIIAGPKGDIAIFRTSDDEVFALDDRCPHKGGPLSQGLIYGKRVACPLHNWQIDLESGEAQAPDIGCAHHHPARVENGRVQLALRDAV; from the coding sequence ATGAACTGGCTCGATATCTGTGCCCTCGACGAGATCAATGCCCTCGGCTCGCGGATCATTGCCGGGCCGAAAGGCGACATCGCGATTTTTCGTACAAGCGACGACGAAGTTTTCGCCCTCGACGACCGCTGCCCACACAAGGGCGGACCACTGTCACAAGGGTTGATCTACGGCAAACGCGTGGCCTGTCCCCTGCACAACTGGCAAATCGACCTCGAATCCGGCGAAGCTCAGGCGCCGGACATCGGTTGCGCGCACCATCACCCGGCGCGGGTCGAAAACGGTCGTGTGCAACTGGCCCTGCGGGACGCCGTCTGA
- a CDS encoding molybdopterin-dependent oxidoreductase, with protein sequence MNRQTTASTCCYCGVGCGVLIEHDGERILGVSGDPAHPANFGKLCSKGSTLHLTGDLAARALYPELRLGKGLARSRTDWDTALEHAANVFAETIAEHGPDSVAFYISGQLLTEDYYAFNKLARALVGTNNIDSNSRLCMSSAVVGYKRSLGADAPPCSYEDLELSDCVMIVGSNMAYAHPVLFRRLEEAKSRRPQMKVIVIDPRRTDTCDLADLHLAILPGTDVALFHGILHLLLWEDWIDRDFVKAHTDGLAELKSLVRDYTPQMVSQLCGISVEQLQQCAEWVGTSPGFLSLWCMGLNQSTAGSAKNSALINLHLATGQIGRPGAGPFSLTGQPNAMGGRETGSLSNLLPGHRDAANPEHRAEVAAYWGVDQLPESTGLSAIELFEQVRSGKIKALWIACTNPAQSMPDQSAVRAALEACPFVVLQEAFRTTETAAFADLLLPAASWGEKEGSVTNSERRISHVRKAILPPGEARPDWAITVDFAQRLEKRLRPAEPSLFTFNQPAQLFDEFKGLTHGRDLDMSGISHALIDEIGPQQWPFPVGARQGTTRLYEDGIFPTANGRAQFIADPYRAAKEQRDARFPLTLITGRLRDQWHGMSRTGTAAQLFGHVSEAVLSLHPDEMRRHRLQPGDLVNLKSRRGAVIIAVGSDDSVRPGQAFLPMHWGDRFLKGGVNSLTLPAFDPLSKQPELKHSGVRLEPVNLPWQLFALIEGDVQRHFETLRPLCEAFSYVSLSLVGRERSALLIRAANSEAPDAQLLGEIDHCLSLIDGPVLAYDDPRRAIGKRVRIENGRITAIRLAGETLAQHWLQGLWLEGRADEQLRRWLLAPMSAPPGSVGAQIAADKTLCNCNNVSLNTVCAGIRQGLDLQGLKNNLGCGTQCGSCVPEIKRLLAADVQPVAVI encoded by the coding sequence ATGAACCGCCAGACGACCGCCTCGACCTGCTGTTATTGCGGGGTCGGCTGCGGCGTGCTGATCGAGCATGACGGCGAGCGCATCCTCGGCGTCAGCGGCGATCCGGCACATCCGGCCAACTTCGGCAAACTGTGCAGCAAAGGCTCGACCCTGCACCTGACCGGCGACCTCGCTGCTCGCGCGCTGTACCCGGAACTGCGCCTGGGCAAAGGCCTGGCCCGCAGCCGCACGGACTGGGACACCGCACTGGAACACGCCGCAAACGTGTTCGCCGAGACCATCGCCGAGCATGGCCCGGACAGTGTGGCGTTCTATATTTCCGGGCAGTTGCTGACCGAGGACTACTACGCCTTCAACAAACTGGCGCGGGCGCTGGTCGGCACCAACAACATCGATAGCAATTCACGCCTGTGCATGTCCTCAGCCGTGGTCGGCTACAAGCGCAGCCTTGGTGCCGACGCCCCGCCTTGCAGTTATGAGGATCTGGAACTCAGCGATTGCGTGATGATTGTCGGCAGTAACATGGCCTACGCCCACCCGGTACTTTTCCGTCGGCTGGAAGAGGCAAAATCCCGCCGCCCGCAGATGAAAGTCATCGTCATTGATCCACGGCGCACTGACACTTGCGACCTCGCCGACCTGCATCTGGCGATTCTGCCCGGCACCGACGTCGCCTTGTTCCATGGGATTTTGCATCTGTTGTTGTGGGAAGACTGGATTGATCGCGACTTCGTCAAGGCGCACACCGATGGCCTCGCCGAACTGAAAAGTCTGGTGCGTGATTACACCCCACAAATGGTTTCGCAGTTGTGCGGCATCAGCGTTGAGCAATTGCAGCAGTGCGCCGAATGGGTGGGCACTTCGCCAGGTTTTCTGTCGCTGTGGTGCATGGGGCTGAACCAGTCCACAGCCGGCAGCGCGAAGAACAGCGCGCTGATCAATCTGCACTTGGCCACCGGGCAAATTGGCCGTCCGGGTGCAGGACCTTTCTCTCTCACCGGTCAGCCAAATGCCATGGGCGGACGGGAAACTGGCAGTTTGTCGAACCTGTTGCCGGGTCATCGTGACGCGGCCAACCCGGAACACCGCGCCGAAGTTGCGGCTTATTGGGGTGTGGATCAACTGCCGGAAAGCACTGGTCTCAGCGCCATCGAACTGTTCGAGCAAGTGCGCAGCGGCAAGATCAAGGCGTTGTGGATTGCCTGCACCAACCCTGCGCAATCGATGCCGGATCAGAGTGCGGTGCGCGCGGCGCTGGAAGCTTGCCCGTTTGTGGTTCTGCAGGAAGCCTTCCGAACCACCGAAACCGCAGCATTCGCAGATCTCCTGCTACCCGCCGCCAGTTGGGGCGAGAAAGAAGGTTCAGTCACTAACTCCGAGCGACGCATTTCCCACGTGCGCAAAGCCATTCTCCCACCGGGCGAGGCACGACCGGACTGGGCGATCACGGTAGATTTCGCACAACGACTGGAGAAACGTCTGCGCCCCGCCGAGCCAAGCCTGTTTACGTTCAACCAACCTGCGCAGTTGTTCGATGAATTTAAAGGGCTAACGCATGGCCGCGATCTGGATATGTCCGGGATCAGTCACGCGCTGATCGACGAGATCGGACCGCAGCAATGGCCCTTCCCTGTCGGTGCGCGGCAAGGAACAACACGACTGTACGAAGACGGAATTTTCCCAACCGCCAACGGACGCGCGCAATTCATAGCCGACCCTTATCGCGCCGCCAAAGAACAGCGTGATGCACGCTTTCCCCTGACATTGATCACTGGCCGCCTGCGCGATCAATGGCACGGTATGAGCCGCACCGGCACGGCGGCGCAACTGTTCGGGCATGTCAGCGAAGCGGTGTTGAGCCTGCATCCGGACGAAATGCGCCGGCATCGCTTGCAGCCGGGCGATCTGGTCAATCTGAAGAGTCGTCGCGGCGCGGTAATTATTGCGGTCGGCAGTGATGACAGCGTCCGTCCAGGACAAGCGTTTCTACCGATGCACTGGGGCGACCGCTTTCTCAAGGGCGGCGTGAACAGCCTGACCCTGCCGGCCTTCGATCCGCTGTCGAAACAACCGGAACTGAAACACAGCGGTGTGCGCCTGGAGCCGGTCAATCTGCCGTGGCAGCTTTTCGCACTCATTGAGGGTGATGTTCAACGGCATTTCGAGACGCTACGACCGCTTTGCGAGGCATTTTCCTACGTGAGTCTCAGCCTTGTCGGACGTGAACGATCGGCATTGCTGATACGCGCTGCCAACAGCGAGGCACCGGATGCGCAATTGCTCGGTGAAATCGATCATTGCTTGTCGCTGATCGACGGCCCGGTTTTGGCCTACGACGATCCGCGCCGGGCCATTGGCAAGCGCGTGCGTATTGAAAATGGCCGTATCACCGCCATCCGCCTGGCCGGTGAAACCCTTGCCCAGCATTGGCTACAGGGGTTGTGGCTGGAAGGTCGTGCGGACGAACAACTGCGGCGCTGGCTTCTGGCGCCGATGAGTGCGCCGCCGGGCAGTGTCGGGGCGCAAATTGCTGCGGATAAAACCCTGTGCAACTGCAACAACGTCAGCCTCAACACGGTCTGCGCCGGCATTCGCCAGGGTCTGGATCTGCAAGGGTTGAAAAACAATTTGGGCTGCGGCACGCAATGCGGCTCGTGCGTCCCGGAAATAAAGCGTTTGCTGGCTGCCGATGTGCAGCCGGTCGCCGTTATCTGA
- a CDS encoding ANTAR domain-containing response regulator: protein MLRILLINDTAKKVGRLKAALTEAGFEVIDESGLTIDLPARVETVRPDVILIDTESPSRDVMEQVVLVSRDQPRPIVMFTDEHDPGVMRQAIKSGVSAYIVEGIHAQRLQPILDVAMARFESDQALRAQLQARDQQLAERKRIELAKGLLMKMKDCNEEEAYTLMRRQAMSRQQKLIQVAEQIIAMSELLG, encoded by the coding sequence ATGTTGCGCATTCTGTTGATCAACGACACGGCGAAAAAAGTCGGTCGCCTGAAAGCGGCACTGACTGAAGCCGGTTTCGAAGTCATCGACGAATCCGGTCTGACCATCGACCTGCCCGCGCGCGTCGAAACGGTGCGCCCGGACGTGATCCTGATCGATACCGAGTCACCGAGCCGCGATGTCATGGAACAAGTTGTGCTGGTCAGCCGCGACCAGCCACGGCCAATCGTGATGTTTACCGACGAGCATGACCCTGGCGTGATGCGTCAGGCGATCAAGTCCGGGGTCAGTGCCTACATCGTTGAAGGTATTCACGCACAGCGTTTACAGCCGATTCTCGATGTGGCGATGGCGCGATTCGAGAGTGATCAGGCGTTGCGCGCGCAGTTGCAGGCCCGTGATCAGCAGTTGGCCGAGCGCAAGCGCATCGAACTGGCCAAAGGGTTGCTGATGAAGATGAAGGACTGCAATGAGGAAGAGGCTTACACCCTGATGCGGCGCCAGGCGATGAGCCGGCAGCAGAAATTGATTCAGGTGGCGGAGCAGATTATTGCCATGAGTGAGTTGCTTGGCTGA
- the nirB gene encoding nitrite reductase large subunit NirB has translation MKKLKLVMIGNGMAGVRTLEELLKLSNELYDITVFGAEPHTNYNRILLSPVLAGEQTFEEIVLNDLDWYLENNIKLLLNRKVVQIDRVKRRVIAEDGSEAEYDRLLIATGSTPFILPIPGNTLHGVIGYRDIADTQAMIDTAKTHKHAVVIGGGLLGLEAANGLMLRGMHVTVVHIGEWLLERQLDKTSGQLLQSALESRGLHFRLCEQTQALHDAGNGRVGSVQFKNGDIIPADLVVMAAGIRPNTELAEKAGIPCNRGILVNDTLQTYDPRIYAIGECASHRGIAYGLVAPLFEQAKVCANHLAQLGFARYQGSVTSTKLKVTGIDLFSAGDFMGGEGTETITLSDPIGGVYKKLVIKDDVLVGACLYGDTADGGWYFRQIRENHAIGEIRDHLMFGENALGDVGHQGQDKAMVMADTAEVCGCNGVCKGTIVKAIQEHGLFSVDEVKKHTKAASSCGSCAGLVEQILINTVGGAADVKPKSEKAICGCSDLNHGQIRQAIREQHLLTIAGTMSYLNWRTPNGCATCRPALNYYLISTWPGEAKDDPQSRLINERAHANIQKDGTYSVVPRMWGGVTNPSELRRIADVADKYQVPMVKVTGGQRIDLLGIKKQDLPGVWKDLDMPSGHAYGKSIRTVKTCVGSEFCRFGTQNSTQLGIELEHDLFNMWSPHKVKLAVSGCPRNCSEAGIKDVGIIGVDSGWEMYIGGNGGIKTEVAEFFVKLKTAEEVREYNGAFLQLYREEAFYLERTVHYLQRVGMEHIKKAVLEDPERRKTLNERLQFSLSFEQDPWKERLAQPQLKKEFDVIPVKNLEVPA, from the coding sequence ATGAAAAAACTCAAACTGGTGATGATCGGCAATGGCATGGCCGGGGTTCGTACCCTCGAAGAGCTGCTCAAACTGAGCAACGAGCTGTACGACATCACCGTCTTCGGCGCCGAACCGCACACCAACTACAACCGCATCCTGCTGTCGCCGGTGCTGGCTGGTGAGCAGACCTTCGAAGAGATCGTGCTCAACGACCTCGACTGGTACCTGGAAAACAACATCAAGTTACTGCTCAATCGCAAAGTAGTGCAGATCGACCGGGTCAAACGCCGGGTGATCGCCGAGGACGGCAGCGAAGCGGAATACGATCGCCTGCTGATCGCCACCGGTTCGACGCCATTCATCCTGCCGATCCCCGGCAACACCCTGCACGGCGTGATCGGTTACCGCGACATCGCTGACACCCAGGCGATGATCGACACCGCCAAAACCCATAAACACGCGGTGGTCATCGGCGGTGGCCTGCTCGGCCTCGAAGCCGCCAACGGCCTGATGCTTCGCGGCATGCACGTCACGGTGGTGCACATCGGCGAATGGCTGCTGGAACGGCAACTGGACAAAACCAGCGGCCAACTGCTGCAAAGCGCCCTCGAATCCCGTGGTCTGCATTTCCGTCTGTGCGAACAGACCCAGGCCTTGCATGACGCCGGCAATGGCCGGGTCGGCTCGGTGCAATTCAAGAACGGCGACATCATCCCCGCTGATCTGGTGGTGATGGCGGCCGGCATTCGCCCTAACACCGAATTGGCGGAAAAGGCCGGCATCCCGTGCAATCGCGGGATTCTGGTCAATGACACCCTGCAAACCTACGATCCGCGCATCTACGCGATCGGCGAGTGCGCCAGCCATCGCGGCATTGCCTACGGTCTGGTCGCGCCATTGTTCGAGCAGGCCAAGGTCTGCGCCAACCATCTCGCACAACTGGGGTTCGCCCGTTATCAGGGGTCGGTGACGTCGACCAAATTGAAAGTCACCGGGATCGACCTGTTTTCCGCTGGCGACTTCATGGGCGGCGAAGGCACCGAGACGATCACCCTCTCCGATCCGATTGGCGGCGTGTACAAAAAACTGGTGATCAAGGATGACGTGCTGGTCGGCGCCTGTCTGTACGGCGATACGGCAGATGGCGGTTGGTATTTCCGCCAGATTCGTGAGAATCACGCCATCGGCGAGATCCGCGATCACCTGATGTTTGGAGAAAATGCGTTAGGCGACGTAGGACATCAAGGCCAGGACAAAGCCATGGTCATGGCCGACACCGCCGAAGTCTGCGGCTGCAACGGCGTGTGCAAAGGCACCATCGTCAAAGCCATTCAGGAACACGGCCTGTTCAGCGTCGATGAAGTGAAGAAACACACCAAGGCTGCCAGCTCGTGCGGTTCCTGTGCCGGGCTGGTCGAACAGATCCTGATCAACACCGTTGGCGGCGCGGCCGACGTCAAACCGAAAAGCGAAAAAGCCATCTGCGGATGCAGCGATCTCAACCACGGGCAGATTCGCCAAGCGATTCGCGAACAGCATCTGCTGACCATCGCCGGCACCATGAGCTACCTCAACTGGCGCACGCCGAACGGCTGCGCCACCTGCCGCCCTGCCCTCAACTATTACCTGATTTCCACCTGGCCCGGCGAAGCCAAGGACGACCCGCAATCGCGCCTGATCAACGAGCGTGCGCACGCCAACATCCAGAAGGACGGTACCTATTCGGTGGTACCACGCATGTGGGGCGGCGTGACCAACCCTTCGGAACTGCGGCGAATTGCCGATGTGGCTGACAAGTATCAGGTGCCGATGGTCAAGGTCACCGGCGGCCAGCGCATCGACTTGCTCGGCATCAAGAAGCAGGACTTGCCCGGCGTCTGGAAAGACCTCGACATGCCCTCCGGCCACGCCTACGGCAAATCCATCCGCACGGTGAAAACCTGCGTCGGCAGCGAGTTCTGCCGCTTCGGCACGCAAAATTCGACACAACTGGGTATCGAACTCGAGCACGACCTGTTCAACATGTGGTCGCCGCACAAAGTGAAACTCGCGGTCTCCGGATGCCCACGCAACTGCTCGGAAGCGGGGATCAAGGACGTAGGCATTATCGGCGTCGACTCCGGCTGGGAAATGTACATCGGCGGTAACGGCGGGATCAAAACCGAAGTCGCCGAATTCTTCGTCAAGCTGAAAACCGCCGAAGAAGTGCGCGAGTACAACGGTGCCTTCCTGCAGCTCTACCGCGAAGAAGCCTTTTACCTCGAACGCACCGTGCACTACCTGCAACGGGTCGGTATGGAGCACATCAAGAAGGCTGTTCTGGAAGACCCGGAACGCCGCAAAACCCTGAACGAACGCCTGCAATTTTCCCTGTCATTCGAACAGGACCCGTGGAAAGAACGCCTGGCGCAGCCGCAACTGAAGAAAGAATTCGACGTAATCCCGGTGAAAAATCTGGAGGTGCCTGCATGA
- the cobA gene encoding uroporphyrinogen-III C-methyltransferase — translation MNAKVWLVGAGPGDPELLTLKAVRALREADVVLIDDLVNDAVLEHCPGARIIAVGKRGGCRSTPQAFIHRLMLRYARHGKCVVRLKGGDPCIFGRGGEEAQWLRERGVEVELVNGITAGLAGATQCDIPLTLRGVSRGVTLVTAHTQDDSQLNWQALAQGGTTLVIYMGVAKLGEIRDQLLAGGMAADTPVAMIENASLPEQRECRSDLTAMNEAAYRFQLKSPAILVIGAVAGYAQEASETRIAAM, via the coding sequence ATGAACGCAAAAGTCTGGCTGGTGGGTGCAGGTCCCGGTGATCCCGAATTGCTGACCCTAAAAGCGGTACGCGCCTTGCGCGAGGCCGATGTGGTGCTGATCGATGATCTGGTCAACGACGCGGTGCTGGAACACTGTCCTGGCGCCCGCATCATTGCGGTGGGTAAACGCGGTGGTTGCCGGTCGACACCACAGGCGTTCATTCATCGTCTGATGCTGCGCTACGCGCGTCACGGCAAGTGTGTGGTGCGACTCAAGGGTGGCGATCCATGCATTTTCGGCCGTGGCGGTGAAGAGGCGCAGTGGTTGCGTGAACGTGGCGTTGAAGTGGAGTTGGTCAATGGCATTACCGCCGGACTGGCCGGGGCGACGCAGTGCGATATTCCGCTGACGTTGCGCGGTGTGTCACGTGGGGTGACGTTGGTGACAGCGCACACCCAGGACGACAGCCAATTGAACTGGCAGGCGCTGGCGCAAGGCGGCACGACGCTGGTGATTTACATGGGCGTGGCGAAGCTGGGCGAGATTCGCGATCAGTTGTTGGCGGGTGGGATGGCGGCGGATACGCCGGTGGCGATGATCGAGAATGCATCGTTACCAGAGCAACGAGAATGCCGGAGCGATCTCACGGCAATGAACGAAGCAGCCTACAGATTTCAATTGAAGAGCCCTGCGATACTGGTGATCGGCGCCGTGGCTGGTTATGCGCAGGAAGCCAGCGAGACGCGTATAGCCGCCATGTAG